One genomic region from Terriglobus aquaticus encodes:
- a CDS encoding efflux RND transporter periplasmic adaptor subunit, with product MSTRKKIVLLIVGLIVVAGVVTASVLKSQADVVPVTMTRIGRQDLTAVVSGTGQIKPKTYVNIGATAFGRITHLYAKEGDHVKKGQTLATLESVQPEATVAAQSATIASSKTDVNSYIAAEKTAEANLAQAKADLQQKKFDIDRYQQLYDNRLVSKQDYDQRKAAYDVDVATVQQREAALAQARAQTQSQRGHVNQAIASQRANFDALDKTISRAPFDGLVTNVPVREGETMVTGIQNAEGSTLMTLADMSVITAEVKVDETDVVNVKLNQPVDVTVDALPGRVFKGHVTEVGDQALLRTTGIATSQSTTGTEEAKDFKIVVTLDNVSGQNNEDLRPGLSATAKIQTAQVSNAVVLPLQALVSRDPATEAVYLKNNGKEPKDGSTVQAASTKKATVQGVYVVKTVNGKQRVQFVPVSTGVTGATDIEVTAGLEPGAQVVTGRFKTLRTLKSGTAVKQDTDKDTASTTAS from the coding sequence ATGAGTACCAGGAAGAAGATCGTTCTGCTGATCGTCGGTTTGATCGTTGTCGCCGGGGTGGTTACGGCGTCCGTTCTGAAGAGCCAGGCGGACGTGGTGCCGGTGACCATGACCCGCATCGGCCGCCAGGACCTGACTGCGGTGGTGAGCGGGACAGGCCAGATCAAGCCCAAGACCTACGTGAACATCGGCGCCACGGCGTTTGGCCGCATCACGCACCTGTATGCCAAGGAAGGCGACCACGTGAAGAAGGGCCAGACCCTGGCAACGCTGGAGAGCGTGCAGCCGGAAGCGACGGTCGCGGCCCAGAGTGCGACCATCGCCTCCAGCAAGACGGATGTAAACAGCTATATCGCCGCGGAGAAGACGGCGGAGGCGAACCTGGCCCAGGCCAAGGCAGACCTGCAGCAGAAAAAGTTCGACATCGACCGGTACCAGCAGTTGTACGACAACCGCCTGGTTTCCAAGCAGGATTACGACCAGCGCAAAGCAGCCTATGACGTGGATGTGGCGACGGTGCAGCAGCGCGAAGCTGCCTTGGCGCAGGCGCGTGCTCAGACACAGTCGCAGCGTGGCCATGTGAACCAGGCGATTGCGTCGCAGCGGGCCAACTTCGACGCATTGGACAAGACCATTTCACGCGCCCCGTTTGACGGCCTTGTCACGAACGTTCCCGTGCGTGAAGGCGAGACGATGGTGACCGGCATTCAGAACGCCGAGGGATCTACGCTGATGACGCTGGCCGACATGAGTGTGATCACCGCCGAGGTAAAGGTGGACGAGACGGATGTCGTCAACGTGAAGCTGAACCAGCCGGTTGACGTGACGGTGGATGCGCTGCCGGGCCGGGTGTTCAAGGGGCATGTGACCGAAGTGGGCGACCAGGCCCTGCTGCGCACGACCGGCATCGCCACGTCGCAGTCCACGACGGGCACCGAGGAGGCCAAGGACTTCAAGATTGTCGTGACACTGGACAATGTGAGCGGGCAGAACAACGAGGATCTGCGGCCGGGCCTGTCCGCGACAGCAAAGATTCAGACCGCGCAGGTAAGCAATGCAGTCGTGCTGCCGCTGCAGGCCCTGGTTAGCCGCGATCCCGCTACGGAAGCCGTGTACCTGAAGAACAATGGCAAGGAGCCCAAGGACGGCTCCACGGTGCAAGCCGCCAGCACAAAGAAAGCGACCGTGCAGGGCGTCTATGTGGTGAAGACGGTCAACGGGAAGCAGCGTGTTCAGTTCGTTCCCGTGAGCACCGGTGTGACCGGAGCCACGGACATTGAAGTAACGGCGGGTTTGGAGCCCGGGGCACAGGTGGTCACCGGCCGGTTCAAGACTCTGCGTACGCTGAAGAGTGGGACGGCCGTGAAGCAGGACACCGATAAAGACACCGCGAGCACCACGGCCTCGTAG
- a CDS encoding GWxTD domain-containing protein: MAQSLKRVMVAAVWLSLSAASVQMLGQNSAGTPAAAQTAPATPAAADPTGKVVKSEPQEEHPDPTKRRLSDREKMQQNKYLKSEIKGDSPWNKWLNQDVVWIITDQEVAAFKSLKNDEEREQFVENFWLRRNPNPDSPDNEFREQHYARIAYANEHFAAGKPGWKTDRGHIYIAYGKPDSIDSHPSGGTYQRPMEEGGGSTSTFPFEVWHYRYLEGIGDNIDLEFVDSCQCNDYHLTIDRSEKDALKHTPGAGLTMYEEMGMADKKDRFSGGGLEQLGNGPYAASQQSKQFDRLSTYAKIMAPPPIKFKDLEQYLSQSTILKGPPFYFDVRTDYVKVTNDTVLMPVTLQIRNRDVTFQTKDGVSTGTVNILGQVSNINHRIVQTFEDTVTVQVPSEFLAREQANRNLYWKSVPLRPGIYKVDIVIKDVNNPDHIGTWRRSVNVPKYDDERLSASSLILASSMARVPTKEIGAGNFVIGNTKVVPSVSSSPVIPVTYKRNQNLNFWMQVYNLGIDDKSKQNNAEINYEVIDLASNKPVLQTSESTAKMNPNADQVTLEKSMPLASLQPGKYQVLIKVNDGVSKQEISQSAPFTVE; this comes from the coding sequence ATGGCGCAGTCTTTGAAGCGGGTTATGGTAGCAGCCGTCTGGCTCAGTTTGAGCGCGGCTTCAGTGCAGATGCTTGGTCAGAATAGCGCGGGGACGCCCGCCGCGGCACAGACCGCACCCGCCACGCCTGCGGCAGCCGATCCCACCGGCAAAGTCGTCAAGTCCGAGCCGCAGGAAGAACATCCGGATCCGACCAAGCGCCGGCTCAGCGACCGCGAAAAGATGCAGCAGAACAAGTACCTGAAGAGCGAAATCAAGGGCGATAGCCCCTGGAACAAGTGGCTCAATCAGGACGTGGTCTGGATCATCACCGACCAGGAAGTCGCCGCCTTCAAGTCCCTGAAGAACGACGAAGAACGCGAGCAGTTCGTGGAGAACTTCTGGTTGCGCCGCAATCCCAATCCGGACTCGCCCGATAACGAGTTCCGCGAGCAGCACTACGCCCGCATCGCCTACGCGAACGAGCACTTTGCCGCCGGCAAACCCGGCTGGAAGACCGATCGCGGCCATATCTACATCGCTTACGGCAAACCCGACAGCATCGATTCGCACCCCAGCGGCGGCACCTACCAGCGGCCCATGGAAGAGGGCGGCGGCAGCACTTCGACCTTCCCGTTCGAGGTGTGGCACTACCGCTACCTGGAAGGCATCGGCGACAACATCGATCTGGAGTTCGTGGATAGCTGCCAGTGCAACGACTACCACCTGACCATCGACCGCTCTGAAAAAGACGCCCTGAAGCACACGCCGGGAGCCGGCCTGACCATGTACGAAGAAATGGGCATGGCCGACAAGAAGGATCGCTTCTCCGGCGGTGGCTTGGAGCAGCTCGGTAACGGCCCCTACGCCGCGTCGCAGCAGAGCAAGCAGTTCGACCGCCTGAGCACGTACGCCAAGATCATGGCGCCGCCACCCATCAAGTTTAAGGACTTGGAGCAGTACCTGTCGCAGTCGACGATCTTGAAGGGACCGCCGTTCTACTTCGACGTCCGGACCGACTACGTCAAGGTGACCAACGACACTGTGCTTATGCCGGTGACCCTGCAGATCCGCAACCGCGATGTCACCTTCCAGACGAAGGACGGCGTGTCGACCGGAACCGTAAACATCCTCGGACAGGTCTCTAACATCAATCACCGCATCGTGCAGACCTTCGAGGACACGGTGACCGTTCAGGTACCGTCCGAGTTCCTGGCGCGCGAACAGGCCAATCGCAACCTGTACTGGAAGTCGGTGCCGTTGCGCCCGGGCATTTACAAGGTCGACATCGTCATCAAGGACGTGAACAACCCGGACCACATCGGTACCTGGCGCCGGTCGGTCAACGTACCGAAGTACGACGATGAGCGTCTCTCGGCGTCCTCGCTCATCCTCGCCTCCAGCATGGCTCGCGTCCCCACCAAGGAGATCGGTGCCGGCAACTTCGTCATCGGCAACACCAAGGTTGTGCCAAGCGTGTCATCAAGCCCCGTCATTCCAGTCACCTACAAGCGGAACCAGAACCTGAACTTCTGGATGCAGGTGTACAACCTGGGCATTGACGATAAGAGCAAGCAGAACAACGCCGAGATCAATTACGAAGTCATCGATCTCGCGTCCAACAAACCGGTTTTGCAGACGAGCGAGTCCACGGCCAAGATGAATCCGAACGCTGATCAGGTGACGCTGGAAAAGAGCATGCCTCTTGCCAGCTTGCAACCCGGCAAGTACCAGGTGCTCATCAAAGTCAACGACGGCGTGTCGAAGCAGGAGATATCTCAGTCGGCGCCGTTTACGGTGGAGTAA
- a CDS encoding carboxypeptidase-like regulatory domain-containing protein — protein sequence MQRSSWILGCSTTAVLLAAAALLPGSAAAQTSHVSGGYFPGGSVSGVILDSEGIPQMGALVQLLLPDTTPAAVALTDSNGRYRVSDLKPGRYRVRVSAALFLPAVRQTLQVSANTRAVVNLTLSTLLAPTQWLPATRRSGDAAEDDWMWTLRSSTVRPVLRIHDDGTATLGVSSSSQERHRVQSQGRIAIYANDGGFAHGGNHEVFTMERSSADGTGAVLRADFSGPRVPFPVAPSAEISAGFGRQLPLGASTRTVVSYLSHPELLNQQGSNGMQAMVVRNAQRIDLGDTFRVDAGSTLRAFNLAGNTIAAEPFFRLAYRAGSGVVVGYSYTASRGTSQMEDLDRVAPPTPLAIKRDGRLRLSGGSAHAVSVGVHTPRGGKLQAEVYHENIVSPLLAGVGTVSSADGVSMPLLSDPTTQTYFIAGRDFSGAGVRFSLDQPVTNHLAVSASVASGSALVNDSPAPASIASAASQAGVHQALSADVRARANFARTGTRAEAGYRWQRASTLTAVDSFRANTDPAYLSLLLRQRLERLPLLPSGLEVVVQVQNLLAQGYQPYLSSDGHTLYLAQSPRMLQAGLAFTF from the coding sequence ATGCAGCGGTCTTCCTGGATACTCGGCTGCTCGACGACTGCGGTGCTTCTCGCCGCAGCCGCACTCCTGCCCGGCTCTGCCGCGGCACAGACCAGCCATGTCTCGGGCGGCTACTTTCCGGGCGGCTCGGTCAGTGGCGTCATCCTCGACAGCGAAGGCATCCCGCAGATGGGTGCTCTGGTGCAGCTGTTGCTGCCGGACACTACGCCCGCTGCAGTCGCCCTTACTGACAGCAATGGTCGCTACCGTGTCAGCGACCTGAAGCCCGGGCGCTACCGGGTGCGCGTCAGTGCCGCGCTCTTTCTCCCCGCCGTACGCCAGACCCTCCAAGTCAGTGCAAACACGCGTGCCGTGGTGAACCTGACGCTCTCCACTTTGCTGGCACCGACCCAGTGGCTGCCCGCTACCCGCCGCAGCGGGGACGCAGCGGAAGACGATTGGATGTGGACGCTTCGTTCGTCCACGGTCCGCCCCGTGCTCCGCATCCACGACGACGGCACGGCAACGCTCGGCGTCTCCAGCAGTTCGCAGGAGCGTCATCGCGTCCAGTCCCAGGGCCGGATCGCGATCTACGCGAACGACGGCGGCTTCGCCCACGGCGGGAACCATGAAGTGTTCACCATGGAACGCAGCAGCGCCGACGGCACCGGAGCCGTGCTCCGCGCGGACTTTTCGGGCCCGCGTGTGCCGTTCCCGGTCGCGCCCTCGGCGGAGATCAGCGCCGGATTCGGGAGACAGCTTCCGCTGGGCGCCTCCACCCGAACAGTAGTCAGCTACCTGTCTCACCCCGAGTTGCTGAACCAGCAGGGCAGTAACGGCATGCAGGCGATGGTTGTGCGCAACGCGCAACGAATCGACCTGGGAGACACCTTCCGCGTCGATGCCGGCTCCACGTTGCGGGCGTTCAATCTTGCAGGGAACACGATAGCCGCTGAGCCCTTTTTCCGGTTGGCCTACCGCGCCGGCTCTGGTGTGGTCGTGGGATATTCCTACACGGCTTCGCGCGGCACATCACAGATGGAGGATCTGGACCGCGTCGCACCGCCTACGCCCTTGGCGATAAAGCGTGACGGCAGATTGCGCCTGTCCGGCGGCAGCGCCCACGCCGTGTCCGTCGGCGTGCACACGCCCAGAGGCGGCAAGCTGCAGGCAGAGGTGTACCACGAGAACATCGTCTCGCCACTGCTGGCAGGCGTTGGCACGGTCTCGTCCGCGGATGGTGTCTCTATGCCACTGCTGTCCGATCCAACCACCCAGACATACTTCATCGCCGGTCGCGACTTCAGCGGCGCGGGCGTTCGGTTCTCCTTGGACCAGCCTGTAACCAACCACCTGGCTGTATCGGCCAGCGTGGCCAGCGGCTCGGCTCTGGTGAACGACTCACCGGCTCCCGCCTCCATCGCGTCCGCCGCGAGCCAGGCTGGCGTCCACCAGGCGCTGAGTGCCGACGTGCGAGCGCGCGCCAACTTCGCGCGAACCGGAACACGCGCCGAAGCCGGCTACCGTTGGCAGCGGGCTTCCACACTCACCGCGGTGGACTCTTTCCGCGCCAATACCGATCCCGCTTACCTCAGCCTCCTGCTGCGGCAGAGGCTGGAGCGCTTGCCGCTGTTGCCCAGTGGCCTGGAAGTCGTGGTCCAGGTCCAGAACCTCCTCGCGCAGGGATACCAGCCGTATCTATCCAGCGACGGTCACACGCTATACCTCGCGCAGTCGCCCCGCATGCTCCAGGCGGGACTCGCCTTCACGTTCTAG
- a CDS encoding sensor histidine kinase: MPFSKGSRIGPLLVAAIVIVLLNTWFAVASVRTLSQSEYWLSHTWQVIGQVEGIVASVRDADSSASGFVLTGDTNRLTSYYLARQQVTPQIQRFRELTSDNPRQRDNADRLEHIAAERLALLDQVIAAKKIGGTEAAASLLTEDASSARPRVRPIAESMQDEERRLLTIREEDVKRSTLVALLSVAVASGLDLLLIVFVGRILVREREMRMQTQTANRELEMAHAEVEKNVETIRQLNTELEERVRSRTMELESTNRELEAFSYSVSHDLRAPLRTIDGFSLALQEDYEEAVDETGRDYIRRVRSGVQRMGGLIDALLQLSRITRAELSRREVDVTALAESVAENLKEEHPEQQIHFDIDPGMHANADPDLLRVAFENLMGNAVKFSSKVSVSVIRVSYDPEKKRFEVADNGAGFDMQYSSKLFNAFNRLHGDKDFKGSGIGLATVARVIHRHHGTISAESSVGNGARFFFTLG; encoded by the coding sequence ATGCCCTTTTCCAAGGGGTCGCGCATCGGCCCACTTCTGGTCGCGGCGATCGTGATCGTCCTGCTGAATACGTGGTTCGCGGTCGCTTCGGTTCGCACCCTGAGCCAAAGTGAATACTGGCTGTCGCATACCTGGCAGGTCATCGGCCAGGTCGAAGGAATCGTTGCGTCCGTGCGAGACGCCGATTCCAGTGCGAGCGGCTTTGTTCTTACCGGCGACACGAACCGCCTCACTTCCTACTACTTGGCGCGCCAGCAGGTTACGCCTCAGATCCAGCGGTTTCGGGAGCTCACCTCCGACAACCCTCGGCAGCGCGACAATGCGGATCGACTGGAACACATCGCAGCGGAACGTCTCGCATTGCTGGACCAGGTCATTGCTGCAAAGAAGATCGGCGGCACAGAAGCTGCGGCATCCCTACTGACCGAGGATGCCTCGAGTGCCCGGCCCCGTGTCCGCCCAATAGCGGAGTCGATGCAGGACGAAGAGCGTCGCCTGCTCACCATTCGCGAAGAGGATGTGAAGCGCAGCACTCTGGTGGCGCTGCTGTCCGTCGCTGTGGCCAGCGGGCTCGACCTGCTGCTGATCGTCTTCGTGGGACGCATCCTGGTGCGCGAGCGGGAAATGCGCATGCAGACCCAGACGGCAAACCGCGAACTCGAAATGGCTCACGCAGAGGTCGAGAAGAATGTTGAGACGATCCGGCAGTTGAACACGGAACTCGAAGAGCGAGTGCGCAGTCGGACCATGGAGCTCGAGAGCACCAACCGCGAACTCGAAGCATTCAGCTACTCCGTTTCGCACGATCTGCGTGCCCCGTTACGCACCATAGACGGGTTCAGCCTGGCCCTGCAGGAAGACTATGAAGAAGCTGTTGACGAGACGGGCCGCGACTACATCCGCCGGGTCCGCAGTGGTGTGCAGCGCATGGGCGGCCTCATCGACGCGCTCCTCCAACTCTCGCGCATCACGCGCGCCGAGTTGTCCAGGCGCGAGGTCGATGTGACAGCCCTCGCGGAGAGCGTTGCGGAGAACCTGAAAGAGGAGCATCCGGAACAGCAGATTCACTTCGACATTGATCCTGGCATGCACGCAAATGCCGACCCCGATCTACTTCGTGTGGCTTTCGAAAACCTGATGGGCAATGCGGTGAAGTTCAGTTCGAAGGTTTCGGTGAGCGTAATCCGTGTGTCCTACGACCCAGAGAAGAAACGGTTCGAGGTTGCCGACAACGGCGCCGGCTTTGACATGCAGTACAGTTCGAAACTCTTCAACGCGTTCAACCGCCTGCATGGCGACAAGGACTTCAAGGGCTCCGGAATCGGTCTCGCCACAGTCGCGCGAGTCATTCACCGGCATCACGGAACCATCTCCGCGGAGAGCAGCGTGGGGAATGGCGCACGTTTCTTCTTTACGTTAGGATGA
- a CDS encoding response regulator → MAEQQRSILLVEDDPDHEALTIRALRKSNIVNDVAIARDGEEAVNMLLGPNPIKPQVILLDLKLPKLDGLEVLRRIRESDTTRTLPVVILTSSDEERDVVRSYSLGVNSYIRKPVNFSDFAEATRQLGMYWLVLNECPPKP, encoded by the coding sequence ATGGCAGAACAGCAACGGTCTATTCTTCTGGTCGAAGACGATCCTGACCACGAAGCCCTCACCATTCGCGCCCTCAGGAAATCGAACATCGTCAACGATGTGGCGATTGCGCGCGACGGCGAGGAAGCCGTAAACATGCTGCTCGGACCCAACCCGATCAAGCCGCAGGTCATCCTCCTGGACCTGAAACTTCCGAAGCTGGACGGTCTTGAAGTGCTCCGTCGCATTCGGGAATCGGACACCACGCGAACCCTGCCGGTAGTGATCCTGACCTCGTCAGACGAGGAGCGCGATGTCGTTCGCAGCTACAGTCTCGGCGTGAACAGCTACATCCGCAAACCGGTGAACTTCTCCGATTTTGCCGAAGCAACTCGCCAGCTTGGCATGTACTGGTTGGTTCTGAACGAATGCCCACCGAAGCCGTAG
- a CDS encoding hybrid sensor histidine kinase/response regulator, with product MPTEAVDARPLRILLVEDNADDAALLERHLRRSGFRPDLSRVETAEEFQRGLAQLPAPELVLADYNLPSFSGPEALHLLRSSGQDIPFIMMSGAMSEETAVASMRAGAQDYVIKQNLARLVPAVERELREAATRSSRRAVEAALHVSELRFHRLVDAMPIGLLLADGPGRITYANASAAVLLGHTNGALLDTDTRLDHYGIDAAEAIQEPREISLERADGTSAELLVAATYLNPDKSVDDRELAIFLVDLSKQKHSEELLRRTEKLAVAGRLAASIAHEINNPLAAVTNCLFLVANTELTPDGRNFLEIAQKELDRVAQITVQTLRFHRQSSRPVQSDLRDLAETVLALFELRLRRQEITVHRDFGGVRPLLCFEGEIRQVIVNLLGNAIDASGGGGEITLRTRQLRTSARPEQGIAFTIADRGTGIPAEALCRLFEPFFSTKGITGTGLGLWVSQEIIARHGGNIRVRSRVRTGDSAGCTVFRVFLPLDGIPTPAASAEQELPG from the coding sequence ATGCCCACCGAAGCCGTAGACGCGCGTCCGCTGCGCATTCTGCTGGTAGAAGACAACGCAGACGACGCCGCTTTGCTGGAACGGCATCTGCGGCGCTCAGGCTTTCGGCCGGATCTCAGCCGGGTCGAAACTGCCGAAGAGTTCCAGCGCGGCCTGGCGCAGCTTCCCGCTCCTGAGCTTGTTTTAGCGGACTATAATCTGCCGAGTTTCAGCGGTCCCGAAGCGCTGCACCTGCTCCGCTCGTCGGGCCAGGACATCCCGTTCATCATGATGTCGGGCGCAATGTCTGAAGAGACTGCGGTAGCCAGCATGCGTGCCGGCGCTCAGGACTATGTAATCAAGCAGAATCTGGCGCGCCTGGTTCCCGCGGTTGAACGCGAGCTGCGCGAGGCCGCCACGCGAAGTTCGCGGCGTGCCGTCGAAGCAGCATTGCACGTCAGCGAACTCCGATTCCATCGCTTGGTCGACGCCATGCCGATTGGCCTGCTGCTCGCGGACGGCCCCGGTCGCATCACATATGCCAACGCCTCGGCCGCTGTGCTGCTGGGTCACACCAACGGTGCCCTGTTGGACACCGACACGCGCCTGGATCATTACGGCATTGACGCGGCGGAGGCGATTCAGGAGCCGCGGGAGATATCGCTCGAGCGCGCCGACGGCACCTCTGCGGAACTACTGGTCGCGGCAACCTATTTGAATCCGGACAAGTCGGTCGACGATCGCGAGCTTGCGATCTTTCTAGTGGACCTGAGCAAGCAGAAGCACAGTGAAGAGCTGCTGCGCCGCACCGAAAAGCTCGCCGTCGCCGGCCGGCTGGCGGCGTCCATCGCGCACGAAATCAACAACCCACTGGCGGCAGTCACGAACTGCCTCTTCCTGGTTGCCAACACTGAGCTGACCCCGGACGGCCGCAATTTCCTTGAGATCGCGCAGAAAGAACTCGATCGCGTTGCGCAGATCACCGTTCAAACGCTGCGCTTCCACCGGCAGTCCAGCCGGCCTGTGCAGAGCGATTTGCGAGATCTGGCCGAGACGGTCCTTGCTCTGTTTGAGTTGAGATTGCGCCGTCAGGAAATCACGGTGCACCGCGACTTCGGCGGCGTGAGGCCGCTGCTCTGTTTCGAAGGCGAGATCCGGCAGGTCATCGTCAACCTGCTAGGTAACGCGATCGACGCCTCCGGCGGAGGTGGTGAAATCACGTTGCGCACGCGACAACTGCGAACAAGCGCTCGTCCGGAACAGGGGATCGCGTTCACTATTGCGGATCGTGGGACCGGAATTCCCGCTGAAGCTCTGTGCCGTCTCTTCGAGCCCTTTTTCTCCACCAAAGGAATCACCGGCACGGGCCTCGGCCTATGGGTGTCGCAGGAGATCATCGCTCGGCACGGCGGCAACATCCGTGTCCGAAGCCGGGTGCGCACCGGCGACTCTGCCGGGTGCACCGTATTCCGCGTCTTTCTGCCGCTGGACGGAATACCAACGCCCGCCGCCAGTGCGGAGCAGGAGCTTCCGGGCTAG
- a CDS encoding menaquinone biosynthesis family protein: protein MSSTAVDVREIKIAHSPDSDDAFMFYGLATNKIRVPGYKFTHVLTDIETLNQRAIHDPYYDVTAISFHAYPYMQEEYTLMACGGSVGEGYGPMIIATRPMSQDEVKKVRIAVPGVLTTAYLSLKLFAPEVETVTVPFDQIIPAVLRGEYEAGLIIHEGQLTYAQSGLHKVLDMGQWWRDLTGLPLPLGGNAIRRSLGAEAMHVCTQALRDSIQHALDNRSEALEYAMQFARDLDTNLANRFVGMYVNERTLNYGEDGREAIRKLLDMGYERGVIPHKTAVEFVD from the coding sequence ATGAGCAGTACCGCAGTTGACGTGCGCGAGATCAAGATCGCGCACAGCCCGGATTCCGACGACGCCTTCATGTTCTACGGTCTGGCCACGAACAAGATCCGCGTCCCCGGGTACAAGTTCACCCATGTGCTCACCGATATCGAGACTCTGAATCAGCGCGCGATTCACGACCCCTACTACGATGTGACCGCCATCTCCTTCCACGCTTACCCCTACATGCAGGAGGAGTACACGCTCATGGCGTGCGGTGGGTCCGTGGGTGAAGGCTACGGTCCCATGATCATTGCGACCCGCCCGATGTCGCAGGACGAAGTGAAGAAGGTCCGCATCGCGGTTCCGGGTGTGCTGACCACGGCTTACCTGTCGCTGAAGCTGTTCGCGCCCGAGGTTGAGACGGTCACGGTGCCCTTCGACCAGATCATTCCGGCGGTTCTGCGCGGCGAGTATGAAGCAGGCCTGATCATTCACGAGGGTCAATTGACGTATGCGCAGAGCGGTCTGCACAAAGTGCTGGACATGGGCCAGTGGTGGCGCGACCTGACCGGGCTACCGCTGCCGTTGGGCGGCAACGCGATTCGCCGCTCGCTGGGGGCGGAAGCGATGCACGTGTGCACCCAGGCTCTACGCGACAGCATTCAGCATGCGCTCGACAACCGCAGCGAAGCATTGGAATACGCGATGCAGTTCGCCCGCGACCTGGACACCAATCTGGCGAACCGCTTTGTCGGTATGTACGTGAACGAACGCACGCTGAACTACGGCGAGGACGGTCGCGAAGCGATTCGCAAGCTGCTGGATATGGGCTATGAGCGCGGCGTGATCCCGCACAAGACTGCGGTCGAGTTCGTCGACTAA
- a CDS encoding biotin transporter BioY, producing MPSVFLEETFVMVKESTATLAGTSHAAQSRGALWLRKASLALLGSLAVAVAAHVSVPLPFTPVPLTLQPMAVLLVGMLAGPALGCATMLLYLAEGAMGLPVFSPHGPGGLLQLAGPTGGFLWSYPLVAMIAGTLYPALRSRRPFLAAVFACLAATVVLFAAGASQLALLSHAGVRTVLNAAVIPFLPGEIVKILAASGIVAAWSARTRQ from the coding sequence GTGCCGTCAGTTTTTCTTGAGGAGACGTTTGTGATGGTCAAAGAATCGACCGCAACCCTGGCCGGAACATCCCATGCTGCGCAATCCCGCGGCGCTCTTTGGCTTCGCAAGGCCAGCCTGGCCCTGCTGGGGAGCCTGGCGGTCGCGGTAGCCGCGCATGTTTCAGTTCCCTTGCCGTTTACCCCCGTGCCGCTGACGCTGCAGCCGATGGCAGTTCTGCTGGTGGGGATGCTCGCGGGTCCGGCGCTTGGCTGCGCGACCATGCTGCTGTACCTGGCCGAGGGTGCCATGGGACTGCCGGTGTTTTCGCCGCATGGCCCGGGTGGATTGCTGCAGCTTGCAGGGCCGACGGGAGGCTTCCTTTGGAGCTATCCGCTGGTGGCCATGATCGCTGGAACGCTCTACCCTGCTCTGCGCTCGCGTCGTCCGTTCCTCGCTGCCGTGTTCGCCTGCCTCGCCGCAACGGTTGTGCTGTTCGCCGCGGGAGCATCGCAGCTTGCGCTGCTGTCGCATGCCGGCGTGCGCACCGTGCTGAACGCTGCAGTGATCCCGTTCCTGCCGGGCGAGATCGTCAAGATTCTTGCGGCTTCCGGCATCGTTGCTGCGTGGTCGGCTCGCACGCGCCAGTAA
- a CDS encoding FtsB family cell division protein has product MATSSNRKSHGKWMTRLSRLGEHLYGNRRRIATVAVAVLAVLLGYHVVFGRDGLTAFRNKQHDLRDLRTETSNLQRENGELQGHVDRLANDPNAIEHQAREDLHYTRPGEVIVTLPANDSKH; this is encoded by the coding sequence ATGGCAACTTCCTCCAACCGCAAATCGCATGGCAAGTGGATGACACGCCTGTCCCGCCTGGGCGAGCATCTCTACGGCAACCGCCGTCGTATCGCCACCGTCGCAGTCGCGGTGCTCGCGGTGCTGCTGGGCTACCATGTCGTGTTCGGACGGGATGGGCTGACCGCCTTCCGCAACAAGCAGCACGATCTCCGCGATCTGCGAACCGAAACAAGCAATCTGCAAAGGGAGAACGGGGAACTCCAGGGTCACGTCGACCGCTTGGCGAACGACCCCAACGCGATCGAGCACCAGGCTCGCGAAGACCTGCACTACACTCGCCCGGGTGAAGTGATCGTGACGCTGCCTGCGAACGACTCCAAGCACTAG
- a CDS encoding peptidoglycan-binding protein codes for MISSSHLRCMLLLGGVLTSSLIPMTASASHVRRGPTSPRSHHRVQGGHASRTASHAASSSRPRAIDDARATEIQSALVKAGYLQSSSGHWDDASADAMRKLQADNGWQTKLIPDSRALIKLGLGANPGGSGTGSTNLISPAE; via the coding sequence ATGATTTCTTCTTCTCACCTTCGCTGCATGCTTCTGCTGGGCGGTGTGCTGACCAGCAGCCTGATTCCAATGACCGCGTCGGCCTCTCACGTGCGCCGAGGACCGACGTCCCCCCGCTCGCATCACCGGGTCCAGGGCGGCCACGCTTCGCGCACCGCGTCACACGCCGCCAGTTCCTCGCGTCCTCGCGCCATCGATGATGCTCGTGCTACGGAGATTCAGAGCGCCCTGGTCAAGGCCGGGTACCTGCAGAGCTCGTCGGGTCATTGGGATGACGCGAGCGCCGACGCAATGCGCAAACTGCAGGCAGACAACGGCTGGCAGACCAAGCTGATTCCCGACTCGCGTGCCTTGATCAAGCTGGGCTTGGGCGCGAATCCTGGTGGCTCTGGGACCGGGTCTACCAACCTGATCAGCCCTGCGGAATAG